TTCGACCGGCTCGCGCCGGGCGCTTCGTGGGTTTCGACAGGACGGCCGCTGCGGTCTCCCGCAAGCTCGCCCGTTTCCCTGCCGGCCGATAACCTTACCCGGTCGGTTCCGCCTCACCAAATCCGCCTCGCGGCGAATCCGGGGCACCGCCCGGCCCAGGGTCCGATGACAACCATCTGACCCTGGGGGTCATTCCCGCGCTCCGGCCTCCAGGTCTTTCGCCTGTTTCGTCCGTTCCGCGCTGGCAGAGAGAAAGCTACGCGCCCAGCGGATTGATCGTCAAATCCGCCGGGCGCGTCCCGCGTCACACTCTCGACGTACGACTATCTGCGCAGCTCAACCCCGGCGAAGGAACGCTTGCCGCGGCGCAGCACCAGGTACCGACCGTGCAGCAGGTCCGCCAAGGCGACGGTGGCGTCCACCTCGGAGATCCGGGTGTTGTTGACGTAGGCGCCGCCCTCGGCGATCACCCGCCGGGCCTCCTTCATGCTGGGCACCAGCCCGGACTCCTTGAGTAGACCGGCCACGTCCGGCAGCTCGGTGACGTGCACCAGGCCGGCCTCGGTCAGCGCGGCCCGCAGCGTCTCGGGGGAGAGCTGGTCCAGCGCCCCCCGTCCGAAGAGCGCCTGGCTGGCGGCGACCGCCTGGGCCATCTCCCGTTCGCCGTGCACCAGGGTGGTCAGCTCCTCGGCGAGGGCCCGCTGGGCAAGCCGGGCCTGGGGACGCTCGGCCGTCGCCTTCTCCAGTTCCTCCAGCTCCTCCCTGGAGCGGAAGCTGAAGTAGCGCAGGTAGCGGACGACGTCGCGGTCGTCGGCGTTGAGCCAGAACTGGTAGAAGGCGTACGGGCTGGTCATCTCCGGGTCGAGCCAGACGGCGCCGCCCTCGGTCTTGCCGAACTTGGTGCCGTCCGACTTGGTGACCAGCGGCGTGGTGAACGCCTGCACCGGTCCCGCGCCGCGGCGGCGGATGTAGTCGACGCCGGCGGTGATGTTGCCCCACTGGTCGGAGCCGCCGTACTGGAGCTGGCAGCCGTACCGGCGATGCAGCTCGAAGAAGTCGTGGGCCTGCAGGAGCTGGTAGCTGAACTCGGTGAAGCTGATGCCGGTCTCCAGCCGCGCCTTGACCACCTCGCGGGCCAGCATCTTGTTCACCGGGAAGTGCTTGCCCACGTCGCGCAGGAACTCGACCACCGACATCTCGCCGGTCCAGTCCAGGTTGTTGACCAGCCGGGCGGCGTTCTCCCCGGTGTACGAGACGAACGGCGCGAGCTGGTCGTGGATCCGCCGCACCCAGCCCTCGACCACCTCGGGCGGGTTGAGGGTCCGCTCGGCGCTCTCCTTCGGGTCGCCGATCTGCCCGGTGGCGCCGCCGACCAGCAGCAGCGGCCGGTGCCCGGCGAGCTGCAACCGGCGGGCCGTGATGACCTGCATGAGGTGGCCGACATGCAGGCTCGGGGCCGTCGGGTCGAAGCCCACATAGAAGGTGGCGCTCCCGCCGTCGAGCAGCTCGC
The window above is part of the Micromonospora inositola genome. Proteins encoded here:
- the tyrS gene encoding tyrosine--tRNA ligase; the encoded protein is MTDSNLPHGRDSLTEDLRWRGLIQDSTGLDELRELLDGGSATFYVGFDPTAPSLHVGHLMQVITARRLQLAGHRPLLLVGGATGQIGDPKESAERTLNPPEVVEGWVRRIHDQLAPFVSYTGENAARLVNNLDWTGEMSVVEFLRDVGKHFPVNKMLAREVVKARLETGISFTEFSYQLLQAHDFFELHRRYGCQLQYGGSDQWGNITAGVDYIRRRGAGPVQAFTTPLVTKSDGTKFGKTEGGAVWLDPEMTSPYAFYQFWLNADDRDVVRYLRYFSFRSREELEELEKATAERPQARLAQRALAEELTTLVHGEREMAQAVAASQALFGRGALDQLSPETLRAALTEAGLVHVTELPDVAGLLKESGLVPSMKEARRVIAEGGAYVNNTRISEVDATVALADLLHGRYLVLRRGKRSFAGVELRR